Proteins encoded within one genomic window of Setaria italica strain Yugu1 chromosome IV, Setaria_italica_v2.0, whole genome shotgun sequence:
- the LOC101782696 gene encoding uncharacterized protein LOC101782696, with the protein MDAYYAEIHKLEAHFDGLEFHRVPRDHNVTVDVMSKLGSKCAQVPASIFVQDLWKPSIKILDPDQVNDASAQAPADPKPTNVMMIEAEEDWHAPFIALIIDQMVLEDKIEHEKLGRPSANYVVIGKELYKKVTSTGILMKCFLCSEGIELLHEIHSGTCGNHAALGNLVGKAFLSSFY; encoded by the coding sequence ATGGACGCTTACTACGCGGAAATCCACAAGCTTGAGGCCCACTTtgacggtcttgagttccatCGTGTCCCTAGGGACCACAATGTCACTGTTGATGTCATGTCCAAGCTTGGCTCCAAATGCGCGCAGGTTCCGGCCAGCATATTCGTACAAGATCTCTGGAAACCTTCCATCAAAATCCTGGACCCAGACCAGGTCAACGACGCTAGCGCTCAGGCTCCAGCTGACCCAAAACCTACTAATGTCATGATGATTGAAGCAGAAGAAGACTGGCACGCTccattcatagccttgatcattGATCAGATGGTGCTAGAGGACaagatagagcatgaaaaattagGTCGGCCCAGTGCAAACTACGTCGTCATTggcaaggagctctacaagaaagTTACATCTACAGGGATCCTGATGAAGTGCTTTCTATGTAGCGAGGGCATTGAACTTCTACATGAAATCCACTCGGGAacatgtggcaaccacgccgccTTGGGTAATTTGGTCGGTAAAGCCTTCCTCTCTAGTTTCTACTAG